A single genomic interval of Chitinophaga sp. 180180018-3 harbors:
- a CDS encoding TIM barrel protein, with amino-acid sequence MSSRRNFLLQAALGTAATAIGPLAASASYAPKAAAPELPVGVAGYTFAKFNLDQAITMMNRVNIRNISVKDIQLPLNSSPEKIQEVLGKFSAAGIKVYAVGVIYMKTRQAVDDAFEYAKHVGVPMIVGVPTPDLLDYAEEKVKTYNIRLAVHNHGPEDALYPGPKNAWDLIKNRDARIGLCLDIGHATRAGEEPYKAVLAYKNRIFDLHLKDVTVAAKDGKATEIGRGVIDFKKFVEALKKINYQGVCSIEYEKDMGDPLPGIAESMGFFKGVVATV; translated from the coding sequence ATGTCGTCAAGAAGAAACTTCCTCCTGCAGGCAGCCCTGGGTACCGCAGCCACCGCTATCGGGCCATTGGCTGCCTCTGCGAGCTATGCCCCTAAGGCCGCAGCCCCGGAACTGCCTGTTGGTGTGGCGGGGTATACCTTCGCCAAATTCAACCTGGATCAGGCTATTACCATGATGAACCGGGTAAATATCAGGAATATCTCCGTAAAGGATATTCAGCTGCCCCTTAACAGCAGCCCGGAGAAAATACAGGAAGTATTGGGTAAGTTCAGCGCCGCCGGAATAAAAGTGTATGCGGTAGGCGTTATATACATGAAAACCCGGCAGGCGGTAGATGACGCATTCGAATATGCCAAACATGTAGGCGTGCCAATGATAGTAGGCGTGCCCACACCGGACCTGCTGGACTACGCTGAAGAAAAAGTAAAAACCTATAATATCCGCCTTGCGGTACACAACCACGGACCGGAAGATGCGCTTTATCCCGGCCCGAAGAATGCCTGGGATCTTATCAAAAACCGCGATGCCCGCATTGGCCTCTGCCTGGATATAGGCCACGCCACCCGCGCAGGTGAAGAACCTTACAAAGCTGTACTGGCCTATAAAAACCGGATCTTTGATCTGCACCTGAAAGATGTAACCGTTGCCGCAAAAGACGGAAAAGCAACAGAGATTGGCCGGGGGGTGATCGACTTCAAAAAATTCGTGGAAGCCCTGAAAAAGATCAACTACCAGGGCGTATGTAGTATTGAATACGAAAAAGATATGGGCGACCCACTGCCGGGGATAGCGGAATCGATGGGGTTCTTTAAAGGAGTGGTGGCTACCGTATAG
- a CDS encoding IS4 family transposase, giving the protein MSKGIYFTGQPIFSQLLSFIPRPLVNKLAIHYQADRCCKRFKTYDHLVTLLYSIINQCSSLREVTTGMLAWEHRLAHLGITHPPRRSTISDASIRRGTKVFEAIYLELLKRYGQFLPDSRPAKLASKLYLFDSTTISLFQQILKGAGKSDMDGRRKGGIKVHTLMRSDQDVPCMVRFSAAAKADVSFLKKVVLPAGSILVFDKGYRDYSAYNTLDEGAITWITRNIDSSIHTIIEDRPISESQVNKGVLADREIELGHNHNKKNAKVKARLITYKDKKSGHIFEFITNDFHLKPATIADCYHKRWQIELLFKRLKQNYPLRYFLGDSPNAIKIQIWCVMIADLILKVISSNYKCKWSFSNLVSMVRLHMMTYMNLKAFITAAEKSLLDRFNQYKAKDSPLLLFAT; this is encoded by the coding sequence ATGAGTAAAGGTATATATTTTACCGGACAGCCGATATTTAGTCAGTTACTTTCTTTTATTCCCAGACCGCTGGTGAACAAATTAGCCATTCACTATCAGGCAGATCGTTGCTGTAAGCGATTCAAGACCTATGATCATCTGGTGACGCTACTTTACAGTATAATTAATCAGTGTAGCTCCTTGCGGGAGGTTACTACAGGCATGCTGGCCTGGGAGCACCGACTAGCCCATCTGGGCATCACCCATCCGCCCAGAAGGAGTACTATTTCTGATGCCAGTATACGTAGAGGTACAAAAGTTTTTGAAGCCATCTACCTGGAACTATTAAAGCGGTATGGACAATTTTTACCGGACAGCCGGCCGGCAAAACTGGCATCAAAACTTTATCTGTTTGATTCTACCACTATCAGCCTGTTTCAGCAGATATTAAAAGGGGCAGGTAAATCTGATATGGATGGAAGACGCAAAGGCGGTATTAAAGTACACACTTTAATGAGAAGCGATCAGGATGTACCCTGTATGGTTAGATTCAGCGCTGCTGCCAAAGCTGATGTTTCCTTTCTTAAAAAAGTGGTGTTACCTGCCGGGTCAATCCTGGTATTTGATAAAGGATACAGAGACTATAGTGCTTATAACACTTTGGATGAAGGAGCCATTACATGGATAACCCGTAACATCGATAGTTCCATTCATACAATTATCGAAGATCGTCCCATCAGTGAGTCGCAGGTAAACAAGGGGGTTTTAGCTGACCGGGAAATTGAGTTAGGACATAATCATAATAAAAAAAATGCTAAGGTAAAGGCCCGACTTATTACTTATAAGGACAAAAAAAGCGGCCATATCTTTGAATTTATAACTAATGATTTTCATCTCAAACCTGCTACTATAGCTGATTGTTATCATAAAAGGTGGCAGATTGAATTATTATTTAAGCGGCTAAAGCAAAATTATCCCCTTAGATACTTTCTGGGAGATAGCCCCAATGCTATTAAAATACAAATCTGGTGTGTAATGATTGCTGATCTTATTCTTAAAGTAATCAGCTCTAACTACAAATGCAAATGGTCCTTTTCTAATCTGGTTAGTATGGTCAGGCTACATATGATGACTTATATGAACCTTAAAGCCTTTATCACGGCGGCCGAAAAAAGCCTTTTAGACAGGTTCAATCAGTATAAAGCTAAAGATTCTCCGCTTTTGCTATTTGCCACATAG
- a CDS encoding TonB-dependent receptor: MKHLISKGTTACLLFLFSMITTVFAEDIDNGGSVKGVIFTSDHKPAPGVIVVLKGTKKHTLTDDNGAYLLRNIAPGEYTIQVSLIGYETTSRQVTVEKDKTLTIDLELNVSEKSLNEVEVTAIRNKYAKRSSEYVAKLPLKNIENPQVYSVISSEVIKDQVATRYEDALNNAPGVSKLWSSTGRAGDGAGYYSLRGFAVQPTLINGLPGLTNGGSDVANVDRIEVVKGPSGTLFGSSVISYGGLINTVTKKPYDGFGGEINYTGGSYGLNRITADLNTPLDKDKKILFRVTGAWHEENSYQDAGFVKKRFIAPSLTYHVNDRLSLMLNTEFLSAESTNPTMLFLDRFHPLFAKNLQQLGYDYRRSYSSNNLSIKTPTTSIQAQAMYKISDQWTSQTIVSRGTARSEGYYSYLYEASAATPGFPDISPTFNRFISYQNGTTSTTDLQQNFVGDFKIGQFRNRVVAGLDYFSRNTQSNNTGYVGAGTINMKGFDNGILSKQHTDSLLNASAVTNSNLTDEVYSAYVSDVFNFLPNLSAMASVRVDHFKNGGATVKPNSRFEQTTLSPKFGIVYQPIMNTLSIFANYMNGFSNANSAPKVQNDGTVKTFHPEQANQLEGGVKVNLMGGMITGSVSYYDIKVKDIVMQVPLKVGFYEQGGERTSRGVEAEITANPIAGLNIIAGYSHNESKFVKADQDFLGKRPEEAGPKDMANLWVTYKIQQGAVKGLGIGFGGNYLGENMIMNRNLAGTFTLPSYTILNASVFYTVNKFNIALKLDNLTDKEYYKGWSTIEPQMRRRFLGSIGYRF; the protein is encoded by the coding sequence ATGAAGCATCTGATCAGTAAGGGAACAACCGCATGTTTGCTGTTCCTCTTTTCCATGATAACAACAGTTTTCGCAGAAGATATTGATAATGGGGGGAGTGTGAAAGGTGTGATCTTCACGTCGGATCATAAGCCCGCGCCGGGCGTGATAGTAGTGCTCAAGGGCACTAAGAAACACACGCTGACCGACGATAACGGCGCCTACTTACTACGTAATATAGCGCCAGGTGAGTATACCATACAGGTATCGCTGATTGGTTATGAAACCACGAGCCGGCAGGTTACTGTGGAGAAAGACAAAACACTGACAATAGACCTGGAGTTGAATGTCTCGGAAAAGAGTCTGAACGAAGTAGAAGTAACGGCTATACGTAACAAATATGCCAAAAGAAGCAGTGAGTATGTGGCTAAACTGCCGCTGAAAAATATTGAGAATCCGCAGGTATACAGTGTGATATCTTCCGAAGTAATAAAAGACCAGGTGGCTACCCGCTATGAAGACGCGCTGAACAATGCGCCGGGCGTTAGCAAATTATGGTCTTCCACCGGCCGCGCTGGTGATGGCGCCGGTTATTACTCCCTGAGAGGGTTTGCCGTACAGCCAACATTGATCAATGGTTTACCAGGACTGACCAATGGCGGATCAGATGTGGCCAACGTAGATCGTATTGAAGTAGTTAAAGGCCCTTCCGGAACGCTGTTTGGCAGTTCCGTGATCTCTTACGGCGGGCTGATCAACACGGTGACTAAAAAGCCGTACGACGGCTTCGGGGGCGAAATCAATTACACCGGCGGGAGTTATGGACTTAACCGCATCACCGCGGACCTTAATACACCGCTCGATAAAGACAAGAAAATATTGTTCCGTGTAACAGGAGCCTGGCATGAGGAAAACAGCTACCAGGATGCCGGCTTCGTGAAGAAACGGTTTATTGCACCTTCGCTGACCTATCATGTTAATGACAGGCTGTCGCTGATGCTGAATACCGAGTTCTTATCAGCTGAAAGCACCAATCCAACCATGCTTTTCCTGGACCGTTTTCATCCGCTGTTTGCTAAGAACCTGCAACAGCTGGGATATGACTACAGGCGTTCTTACAGCAGCAACAACCTGAGCATCAAAACGCCCACCACCAGCATTCAGGCACAGGCAATGTACAAGATCTCCGATCAGTGGACTTCCCAGACTATTGTATCAAGAGGAACAGCCCGTTCAGAAGGATATTATTCCTACCTGTATGAAGCATCCGCTGCAACGCCCGGTTTTCCGGATATTTCCCCTACATTTAACCGGTTCATCAGCTACCAGAATGGAACTACCAGTACAACGGATCTGCAGCAGAATTTTGTGGGCGATTTCAAGATTGGGCAGTTCCGTAACAGGGTAGTAGCCGGACTGGATTATTTCAGCCGTAATACACAAAGTAACAATACCGGTTATGTAGGCGCAGGTACGATTAATATGAAAGGATTCGACAATGGTATACTTTCGAAGCAGCATACCGATTCTTTGTTGAATGCTTCCGCAGTAACGAATTCTAATCTTACCGACGAAGTGTACAGCGCTTATGTGTCTGATGTGTTCAACTTCCTGCCTAACCTGTCTGCTATGGCCAGTGTACGGGTAGATCACTTCAAAAACGGAGGTGCTACTGTAAAACCAAACAGCAGATTTGAACAAACTACATTGTCGCCTAAGTTCGGTATCGTATATCAGCCTATTATGAATACCCTGTCGATCTTCGCTAATTATATGAACGGTTTCTCCAATGCGAACAGCGCACCCAAAGTGCAGAACGACGGTACCGTAAAAACTTTCCATCCCGAACAGGCCAATCAGCTGGAAGGAGGCGTGAAAGTAAACCTGATGGGCGGTATGATTACAGGATCAGTGAGCTACTATGATATCAAAGTAAAGGATATTGTGATGCAGGTACCGTTGAAAGTAGGCTTCTATGAACAGGGCGGCGAGCGTACCAGTCGCGGTGTGGAAGCAGAAATCACCGCTAACCCTATAGCCGGGCTCAATATCATAGCCGGTTATAGCCACAACGAAAGTAAATTCGTTAAAGCAGACCAGGATTTCCTGGGCAAGCGCCCGGAAGAAGCAGGTCCTAAAGACATGGCCAACCTGTGGGTGACCTATAAAATTCAGCAGGGCGCTGTAAAAGGCCTGGGTATTGGTTTTGGCGGCAACTACCTCGGAGAAAATATGATCATGAACAGAAACCTTGCCGGTACGTTTACGTTACCATCATATACGATTCTGAATGCGTCTGTATTCTACACCGTCAACAAATTCAATATCGCATTGAAGCTGGATAACCTTACCGATAAAGAATATTACAAAGGCTGGAGTACTATAGAACCTCAGATGAGAAGGAGGTTTTTGGGAAGTATTGGGTACAGATTTTAG
- a CDS encoding IPT/TIG domain-containing protein: MRTTAYSFFTGLLLLVFVSCKESVFRQVDQGYIHNVHLPMSIDRFAPTEGSEAAEVMIYGDNYSTDTAAINVKVNGMDAQVLGANRKRILVRVPRGAGTGKIVITIAGQHMETATDFLYVPARTVSTMAGAKTSGFADGQGAAAKFNFVTNAGMAVGPDGNIYVADINNHCIRKITPDGTVSTLAGKPGVSGNVNGKGAAALFDHPSGVAVDKDNNVLVADTWNWALRKITPAGDVSTILGWVLPFPHAVAIDNSTGKMYVVGALQVVTKGRLFEVSPTGAMTEHQVGVNLIAGGICIDSKGDLLVPDNGSSVVYRINTTSWESTVVAGLANSTGWMDGIGATARFEHPWGITTDAAGNIYVAGCGHQFDAVPGTSGSNIRMIVPATGKVSTIAGGDAPGFADGPGGAAKFSIPSGIACAKDGKTLYVLDRDNYCIRKIITE; the protein is encoded by the coding sequence ATGAGAACAACAGCATATAGTTTTTTCACAGGATTGCTATTACTGGTCTTTGTTTCCTGTAAGGAAAGTGTTTTCAGGCAGGTAGACCAGGGATATATTCATAACGTCCATCTCCCTATGTCTATCGACAGGTTCGCTCCTACAGAAGGCAGCGAGGCAGCAGAGGTGATGATCTATGGTGATAACTACAGTACAGATACCGCAGCGATCAATGTGAAAGTGAACGGTATGGATGCACAGGTGTTGGGCGCCAACCGGAAACGTATACTGGTACGCGTTCCCAGGGGAGCGGGCACCGGGAAGATCGTCATCACTATTGCCGGACAGCACATGGAAACAGCTACCGATTTCCTGTATGTGCCCGCCAGAACAGTAAGTACGATGGCCGGAGCGAAAACGTCCGGCTTTGCAGACGGGCAGGGAGCTGCCGCCAAATTCAATTTCGTCACCAATGCAGGTATGGCGGTTGGTCCGGATGGCAATATCTATGTGGCCGATATCAATAATCACTGTATCCGGAAAATTACGCCTGATGGTACCGTGAGCACGCTGGCCGGAAAACCGGGTGTGTCGGGCAACGTCAACGGAAAGGGGGCTGCTGCTCTATTTGATCATCCTTCTGGTGTTGCTGTCGATAAAGACAACAATGTGCTGGTGGCTGACACCTGGAACTGGGCATTGCGTAAGATTACGCCTGCAGGCGATGTATCCACCATACTGGGATGGGTGTTGCCATTTCCTCACGCGGTGGCTATTGATAACAGCACCGGCAAAATGTACGTGGTTGGCGCGTTGCAGGTAGTTACAAAGGGCAGGTTGTTTGAAGTGTCGCCAACAGGAGCCATGACGGAACACCAGGTGGGCGTCAATCTCATCGCGGGAGGCATTTGCATCGACAGTAAAGGCGATCTGCTGGTGCCCGATAACGGAAGCTCTGTGGTGTACAGGATCAACACCACCAGCTGGGAATCGACAGTGGTAGCCGGATTGGCCAATTCTACCGGTTGGATGGATGGGATAGGTGCTACGGCCCGGTTTGAACATCCCTGGGGCATTACTACCGATGCAGCGGGCAATATTTATGTAGCAGGATGCGGGCACCAGTTCGATGCCGTTCCCGGCACCAGCGGTTCCAATATCAGGATGATTGTACCTGCTACCGGCAAGGTGAGCACCATCGCAGGTGGCGATGCACCGGGCTTTGCAGATGGTCCGGGGGGCGCCGCAAAATTCTCTATCCCCTCCGGCATCGCCTGTGCAAAGGATGGAAAAACCCTGTACGTGCTGGACCGCGATAATTACTGCATCAGAAAAATTATCACTGAATAG